Proteins encoded within one genomic window of Marasmius oreades isolate 03SP1 chromosome 4, whole genome shotgun sequence:
- a CDS encoding uncharacterized protein (antiSMASH:Cluster_4.3) produces MSSNKRNGSPEPYQQEFQPNHYCLRKTLAGAVNIEVVRIREGKSQDLRSVEAWFGADAKLDQLQETLGPDESPLRLQHVNLDSAHQGLFAAQPWIPTI; encoded by the coding sequence ATGAGCTCGAACAAGAGGAATGGTTCTCCAGAACCATACCAGCAAGAATTTCAACCGAACCACTATTGCTTACGCAAAACCTTGGCCGGCGCAGTCAATATCGAGGTCGTTCGAATTCGTGAAGGAAAATCGCAAGATTTGCGCTCCGTTGAAGCTTGGTTTGGGGCTGACGCAAAGCTAGACCAACTCCAGGAGACTCTCGGTCCTGATGAATCTCCTCTCAGACTGCAACACGTCAACTTAGACTCAGCGCACCAAGGTCTGTTTGCAGCCCAACCTTGGATTCCTACAATCTAG